The genomic window GACGCCCCAGCTTAGAAACCTAAAAGTCTTGGTGCTTGGTGCGGGTGGTTCCGCAAGGGCGGTGCTGTATGCCCTGAGGTTTGAGAAAGCTGAGGTTTTTCTATGGAACAGAACAGAGGAAAGGGCAAGAAGGCTATGTGAAGAGTTCGGATGTTTTCACATTAAAAGGCCAGAGGATGTTTTAGAAGAGGTGGAGCTTATCGTAAACACCACATCCTTAGGTTTAAAGGAAGAAGACCCTCACATATTTGACTACAAGAAACTTAACCCAAGGCACAGGGTTATGGACATAATCTACAAGGATACCCCACTCCTCAAGTCCGCAAGGGAAAGAGGATGCCTCTATCAAGATGGTCTTGATATGCTTTTGTATCAGGGTATGGAGAGCTTTAAGATATGGACGGGTTATGATGTGCCTTATGAGGTGGTAAAAAGCTCTGTGCTTGAATATTTGAATGCCATATAATTAATATGCAGGGATGGAATCTTTTGTTTTAGATACAAGCGTATTTACCAATCCAGATGTATACTCACAGTTTGAGAAAGACCAGCTCGGTGCTATAGAAAACTTTATAACTCTTGCATCTCACAGCAGAGCAAAGTTTTTTATGCCCACCTCTGTTTATGAGGAGTTCAACAAGATGGTAGAGCTCGGAAGTCTAAAGCCAAGGTTTGAGCTTGCGGTAAGGATTCGCTCTCCAAGGAGGTTTAACCTCATGGTTCCTGCGGAGTTTCTATATGAGTTCATAGAGGAGGTGCGCTACAGGATAAACAAGGGACTAAGGATAGCGGAAGAGCATACAAAAGAGGCTGGAAGACTTGCACAGGAGGATGTGGGAAAACTCATAAACAAGCTCAGGGAGAAATACAGAGAGGCTCTGAGGACTGGGATAATAGATAGCAAAGAAGACCTTGATGTGCTTTTGCTTGCCTACGAGCTTGATGGCATCCTTGTGTCTGGTGATGAGGGTCTCAGAAACTGGGCGGACAAAGTGGGCATAAAGCTCATAGACCCAAGGAGTTTTAGAGTAATACTTGAAAGCTACGCACTTAGAACCTAATCTATAAGAGAGCCACCTTTTAAAAGGTGTCCCAGAAGCCCTGTCATATTAAGGAAAACCTTTTCAAACTCCAAAAGCCAAAACTCTCCTTCTTGCCTTAGTGATAGCTGGTTTACCTGTATGTGGACGGATGCATGTTTCATCTGTTCCATGAATATTAGGGCGTTTTCCCTTTTTCTAAACTTACATCTAAATACCCTACGGACTTTACCTTCTTCCCTTGCCATTTTACATGCTTGAAAAAGACCGCTCAAAAAGGCCTCTCCAAGCTCTCTGAAAAGCTCTTGAGTTTTTTCCAAACCTTCCTCTTCTATAAACAAGGCAAGCCTTAATAGCCTGTTGGTGTAGTAGTCTGCGGGAATTCCGAGCATATTGAGAGACGTAATCCTTATATCGTTAAGATTGGCGTAGCTGGTAATATACTTTACTCTTTTATCCCTCTCTGAGTCTTCCTTTAGAACCACGCCTTCCCTTTTTTCCTCATTTAGCCTTCTGAGGAGAGCCTTTAGGTCTTCTATCTGCTTTGGAGTGTATAGTCCATACCTCTCCACGCTGGGAAGGTTGTATTTTTCAATAAGCCTTAGCTTTTCCCTGTAGGGCAGGAAACCTTGACGGTTTTTTTGCATTATATCAAAGAGGAAAAACTTCACATCCTCTTTCACATAGGGAGGGCTTTCCTCCACGTAGGGGTTTTCAGGTCCTGCTACTTCCATGCATAACACGAGGTCTGGATTTTCCTCAAAAAAGACTGGGTCTATGAAGTCCAGAACCCTGTCGGTGCTGAAGGCACACACATAGCCTCCTCTTGTGAGGGCATATATTTCCCCTTCATGCATAAAGACCCTAACGTTGTAACCATCTACCTTCTCCTCAACCCAGAAAGGGGCTTGGAACTGCTCTGGTATGCCTGTGGTGAGCTGAAATATTCTACCTATATGTGGATAACCCCATAAAATGTTATCTTTGAAGAGGAGGGTGCCACGGGGCACTTCTTTAAAGTCGTCAGTAAACCTCAAATACTCAAGGTTTCCAAAGGTTTCGCTCCTTAGCTTATTTTTCCTGAGGGCCTCTTTTAAGGTTTCTTCTGCAATCATATACAGGTTTTAATTATAATTTCTTTTTGGTGGAGGTGAGGCGTGAAAAGTTTACACTTTGAGGGTTTTAGCTCCCTAGCCCATTTTTTAGTCTTTATACTGCTTATGCTATTCCTTGTTTTTGCAGGCAACCCTTTGGTTGTTGTGCAGTCTGGCTTTGTGGGTGTAAAGAGAACCTTAGGTAAGATTGACCCAGTGCCACTAAGGGAGGGTCTGCACCTTAGAATTCCTCTTTTGCAGACAGTGGAAAAGATAGAGATAAGGACAAGGGCTGTGGAGTTCACAAAAGAAAAGCAAAACCCCATAAGCAGTCTTTCTAAGGATGGTCTACCTGTTAATATGGATGTGGCGGTGCTTTATAGAGTTGACGCTAACAAAGCCCCAGAGCTTATAAGAGAATACGGACCTGACTACGAGGAGAAAATAATAAAGCAGATAGTGAGGACTTCTGTAAGGGATGCCATAGCGGAGATGGAAAGCTCTGTAGTTTACCAAGAGAGACAAAAGCTACAAGAGAAGATAAAAAGGGAAGTTAGCGAGCAACTTACAAGAAGATACCTAATTCTTGAGGATGTGCTTATAAGGGACATAAGGCTTCCAGAGAGCGTGGTTAAGGCAATAGAGGAAAAGCGAAAAGCCTATGAAGAGGCTCAAAGGATGCAGTTTCTTTTAGAGAAGGAAAAGCTTGAAGCGGAGAGGAAAAAGGTAGAGGCTCAAGGTATAGCGGAAGCCAACAGAATAATAGCAGGCTCGCTAACAAGGGAATACCTCATGTGGAAGTTTATAGAAAACATCCAAGAATACGCCAGAAGCCAGAACAACACTATAATACTCCTGCCTTACGATACGAGGATGACGCCTATAATAAATGTCCCTCAGGGAGGTAAAAGATGATAAAGTTTGGCACAGACGGATGGAGAGCCATAATAGGTGATACTTTTACCTTTGAAAACGTAAGAAAGGTAGCCTACGCACATGCAAAGGTCTTAGAAAGGCAAGGGAAAAAGAAGGTGGTGGTGGGCTACGATAATCGTTTTATGTCAGAAAGGTTTGCTCTTGAAGTTTACAGGGTTTTTAAAACCCTGGGCTTTGAGTGTTATCTTAGCATAAAGTCTTGCACCACTCCTATGGTCTCCTTTGCGGTTAAGTATATGGGCTTTGACAACGGAGTTATGATAACTGCGTCGCATAATCCACCAGAATATAACGGATATAAGATAAAGGACTCCTTTGGTGGCTCTGCTACTCCAGAGTTTATAGCACGGGTAGAGGATGAGATAAAAAGGTCAGAGGATATAAAACCAGAGAAGTTTGAACCAGAGTATGTAAACATCTGGGGAGAGTATATGAGGGAGATAAAGAGAAGGGTAAGTATGGAGCTTTTTAGTCAAAAAGACCTTTCTCTGGTGCACGATGCCATGTATGGTTCTGCTCTTGGCACATACTCACATGTGCTATCTGGAACAAGAGTTTCAGTAAGCAGTATAAGAAGCTACAGAGACCCACTCTTTGGAGGACATGCACCAGAGCCAGTAGAGAAACACCTTGAACCTCTCATTATGAAAGTTAGGGCTGTGGGTGCAAACCTTGGCATAGCCAACGACGGAGATGGAGACCGTATAGCCTTGGTGGATGAAAAAGGGAACTTTATAAACTCACAACTTATTTATGTGCTTTTGCTCTATCACCTTTTGAAAAACAAGGGCAAAAGAGATGGCGTGGTGGTAAAGACCGTGTCCACCACATACTTGGTAGACAGGATATGCAGGAAGGAGGGTGTTGAGCTAAGAGAGGTGGCGGTTGGCTTTAAGAACATAAATGAGGTAATCCTTAGGGAAAAGGTCATATTCGGCGGTGAAGAGAGCGGAGGCTACGGTATTGTGGACTTTTTACCAGAAAGGGACGGGCTTTTTGCGGGTCTTAATATACTGGAACTTTTAATCCTGAAAGACAGTCCACTCTCTGAGATAATATCAGAAATATTCAGGGAATACGGAGAGGCATATTTCAGAAGGATTGACCTTCATGCGGAGGAAGATAAAAAGCAAAGGCTTAAGGAGCTCATAGAGAACCCACCAGAAAGGTTGGGCGACCTTAAAGTTGTAAAGACTATAACTCTGGATGGTCTAAAGCTGATTTTTGAAGGAGATGGGTGGGTGCTTTTTAGAGCCTCTGGCACAGAACCCCTTATAAGGGTCTATGCAGAGATGCCCAGCAAGGAAGGGACAGAACAAGTCCTCACGAAGGCGGTAGAGCTTTTCGATTGACAAAACCACACTCCCAGGTGGAACCTTCAAGCATCTCCCTTCTATACTCTGTGATGTCCAGTATACCTTTTATTTCCTGTCTTTCTCTGTCAAGGAAGGAGCGCATTAGCTTAGACATAAGCCTGTAGTATTCCTCTTGAGTTTCTCCTTCAACAAGTTGGCAAAAGAGCCTATACCACCTTCCGAGATGTTCCCTGAAGAAATCCTCATAACCTTTACCAGCTATCTCCTTCTTCTCTACTTCGTCAGCGTGGACCTTCTTTAAAAGCAACAGGCTCAAAAACTCCAGCTGTGGAATCAACCCATCTGGTTCATATCCCTGCTTTACCTCAAGCCCGAAGGCTCTGTAAAAACCTTCTATGTCCGCAAGCTCGTGGGCTTTCCTTCCCGCCTTCTCAAGCTCATATGCGGTCTCCCAGTTTGGTACCTTAAGAGATGTGATAAAGAGGGAACTCCACTCACACTGAAGGTCTAAAAGCCTCTCTTCCCTTTCGTAATCTTGCAGGCAGGTTTTCATGGCATTAATGTCAAAGTCGATGCCAAGGCTTTTAAGACATAAGGATAGGTCATCAAGAGCCTCTTTCAAAGTCTTCAGCGTTTCCTCCCCCGGATACTCAAAAGCCAACGATAGAAACCTGTAAAGGAAAGCTTTATAAAGCTCCATCTTACTCTATCCTCAACTTTATCCATGAATAGCTTAAAGACTTTCTCGCACCAACCTCTCCGTTAGAGCCGTCCCATACCGCAAAGCTGACAAAAGTTTCCTTGCCAGGTCCCCACTCGGGGTTTGAAGTGCTCTCCTCTACAAAAGCC from Hydrogenobacter sp. T-8 includes these protein-coding regions:
- a CDS encoding RNA ligase partner protein is translated as MESFVLDTSVFTNPDVYSQFEKDQLGAIENFITLASHSRAKFFMPTSVYEEFNKMVELGSLKPRFELAVRIRSPRRFNLMVPAEFLYEFIEEVRYRINKGLRIAEEHTKEAGRLAQEDVGKLINKLREKYREALRTGIIDSKEDLDVLLLAYELDGILVSGDEGLRNWADKVGIKLIDPRSFRVILESYALRT
- a CDS encoding phosphoglucomutase/phosphomannomutase family protein, producing the protein MIKFGTDGWRAIIGDTFTFENVRKVAYAHAKVLERQGKKKVVVGYDNRFMSERFALEVYRVFKTLGFECYLSIKSCTTPMVSFAVKYMGFDNGVMITASHNPPEYNGYKIKDSFGGSATPEFIARVEDEIKRSEDIKPEKFEPEYVNIWGEYMREIKRRVSMELFSQKDLSLVHDAMYGSALGTYSHVLSGTRVSVSSIRSYRDPLFGGHAPEPVEKHLEPLIMKVRAVGANLGIANDGDGDRIALVDEKGNFINSQLIYVLLLYHLLKNKGKRDGVVVKTVSTTYLVDRICRKEGVELREVAVGFKNINEVILREKVIFGGEESGGYGIVDFLPERDGLFAGLNILELLILKDSPLSEIISEIFREYGEAYFRRIDLHAEEDKKQRLKELIENPPERLGDLKVVKTITLDGLKLIFEGDGWVLFRASGTEPLIRVYAEMPSKEGTEQVLTKAVELFD
- a CDS encoding RNA ligase, whose protein sequence is MIAEETLKEALRKNKLRSETFGNLEYLRFTDDFKEVPRGTLLFKDNILWGYPHIGRIFQLTTGIPEQFQAPFWVEEKVDGYNVRVFMHEGEIYALTRGGYVCAFSTDRVLDFIDPVFFEENPDLVLCMEVAGPENPYVEESPPYVKEDVKFFLFDIMQKNRQGFLPYREKLRLIEKYNLPSVERYGLYTPKQIEDLKALLRRLNEEKREGVVLKEDSERDKRVKYITSYANLNDIRITSLNMLGIPADYYTNRLLRLALFIEEEGLEKTQELFRELGEAFLSGLFQACKMAREEGKVRRVFRCKFRKRENALIFMEQMKHASVHIQVNQLSLRQEGEFWLLEFEKVFLNMTGLLGHLLKGGSLID
- the aroE gene encoding shikimate dehydrogenase, encoding MTLDGKTQVYGILGYPVKHSLSPVFQNKAFEHFSINAVYVPFEVKPEEFETAFRGLKALGIKGVNITLPHKEKALELSDFIDSHAQAIGSANTLKITEEGVYAYNTDWVGFLKAVKKLTPQLRNLKVLVLGAGGSARAVLYALRFEKAEVFLWNRTEERARRLCEEFGCFHIKRPEDVLEEVELIVNTTSLGLKEEDPHIFDYKKLNPRHRVMDIIYKDTPLLKSARERGCLYQDGLDMLLYQGMESFKIWTGYDVPYEVVKSSVLEYLNAI
- a CDS encoding prohibitin family protein, whose product is MKSLHFEGFSSLAHFLVFILLMLFLVFAGNPLVVVQSGFVGVKRTLGKIDPVPLREGLHLRIPLLQTVEKIEIRTRAVEFTKEKQNPISSLSKDGLPVNMDVAVLYRVDANKAPELIREYGPDYEEKIIKQIVRTSVRDAIAEMESSVVYQERQKLQEKIKREVSEQLTRRYLILEDVLIRDIRLPESVVKAIEEKRKAYEEAQRMQFLLEKEKLEAERKKVEAQGIAEANRIIAGSLTREYLMWKFIENIQEYARSQNNTIILLPYDTRMTPIINVPQGGKR
- a CDS encoding TorD/DmsD family molecular chaperone yields the protein MELYKAFLYRFLSLAFEYPGEETLKTLKEALDDLSLCLKSLGIDFDINAMKTCLQDYEREERLLDLQCEWSSLFITSLKVPNWETAYELEKAGRKAHELADIEGFYRAFGLEVKQGYEPDGLIPQLEFLSLLLLKKVHADEVEKKEIAGKGYEDFFREHLGRWYRLFCQLVEGETQEEYYRLMSKLMRSFLDRERQEIKGILDITEYRREMLEGSTWECGFVNRKALPPS